A DNA window from Oryzias latipes chromosome 5, ASM223467v1 contains the following coding sequences:
- the LOC101164798 gene encoding transcription factor MafB has protein sequence MSSEALSHLKIPMDFVGDFDLMKFGVKKETMQSLERAFVGPCSQLQRPDSVSSTPGTTPCNSVPSSPNINPHEQRNTPGGDHFWMHNNGGYPHQMYPQAFGLTPEDAMEALIDATQQGHPTAPHIHHPQPFQGDYEGYAHLNEPVHHYAGLPGHPDMQGVPSSHCQDTYLKDEIGCESPQSPEAQQVVGAHHPLQQPHRRSTSEMHFSDDQLVSMSVRELNRLLRGLSKDEVMRLKQKRRTLKNRGYAQSCRYKRVQQKHILEHEKTSLVSQVEQLKHELSRLVRERDAYKLKCEKLSGANCYHETGSTSDNPSSPEYLI, from the coding sequence ATGAGCTCTGAGGCGCTTTCACATCTAAAAATCCCCATGGATTTCGTGGGCGACTTTGACTTGATGAAATTCGGCGTGAAGAAGGAGACGATGCAGAGTCTGGAACGCGCATTCGTCGGGCCGTGCAGTCAGCTCCAAAGGCCAGACTCCGTCTCCTCCACCCCTGGCACCACTCCGTGCAACTCGGTGCCCTCCTCTCCAAACATCAACCCGCACGAGCAGAGAAACACCCCCGGGGGCGACCACTTCTGGATGCACAACAACGGCGGATACCCTCATCAGATGTACCCCCAAGCTTTTGGTCTGACCCCCGAGGACGCAATGGAGGCCCTCATTGACGCGACGCAGCAGGGGCACCCCACTGCGCCCCACATCCACCACCCTCAGCCCTTCCAGGGTGACTACGAGGGCTACGCTCACCTGAACGAGCCTGTCCACCACTACGCGGGCCTCCCCGGTCACCCCGACATGCAGGGCGTCCCGAGCAGCCACTGCCAGGACACATATCTCAAGGATGAAATCGGGTGCGAGTCCCCGCAGTCGCCGGAGGCCCAGCAGGTCGTGGGTGCGCACCACCCTCTCCAGCAACCGCACCGGCGATCCACCAGCGAGATGCACTTCTCAGACGACCAGCTGGTGTCCATGTCCGTCAGAGAGCTGAATCGGCTGCTGAGGGGCCTGAGCAAGGACGAGGTGATGCGTCTGAAGCAGAAGCGGCGGACCTTGAAAAACAGAGGTTACGCACAGTCCTGCCGCTACAAGCGGGTGCAGCAGAAACACATCCTGGAGCACGAAAAGACCAGCCTGGTGTCACAGGTCGAGCAGCTGAAACACGAACTCAGCAGGCTGGTCCGAGAGAGGGACGCATACAAACTCAAATGTGAGAAACTGTCCGGGGCGAACTGCTACCACGAAACCGGCTCCACCAGTGACAACCCGTCTTCTCCTGAGTATTTAATATGA
- the LOC111946295 gene encoding DEP domain-containing mTOR-interacting protein-like, which produces MERTCSMRRKTMARQHKAEVMIAGEQLRLRLHDGKLIKDRRYHLRTYPNCFVAQELIDWLVSHKEAMDRVTAVSLMQHLMDNDIIHHVCDKRPVFKDAKLLYRFRKDDGTFPFNTEVKIFMRGQQLYEQ; this is translated from the exons ATGGAGCGCACATGCAGCATGAGGAGGAAGACCATGGCCAGACAGCACAAGGCTGAAGTCATGATTGCAGGAGAACAGCTCAG GTTGAGACTCCATGATGGAAAACTGATAAAGGACCGCAGGTATCACCTTCGCACGTATCCTAATTGCTTTGTGGCTCAGGAGCTCATAGACTGGCTTGTCAGTCATAAGGAAGCCATGGATCGAGTCACAGCTGTCAGTCTGATGCAACATCTCATGGACAACGACATTATTCATCATG TCTGTGATAAGAGGCCGGTGTTCAAGGATGCCAAACTCCTCTACCGTTTCCGAAAGGATGATGGgacatttcctttcaatacagAGGTGAAAATCTTCATGCGTGGACAGCAGCTGTATGAACAGTaa